The nucleotide window TTGTGAACATCGCCTCTATCTCCGGCTTTCGCGCAAGCACGCTCCGCGTTGCCTATGGCACCAGCAAGGCAGGGGTATTGCATCTGACCAAGCAGCAGGCGGCCGAGCTCGGTAGTGTAGGTATCCGGGTTAATGCGGTTTGCCCCGGCCCGGTGGACACGGCGATGGCGCTGAAAGTCCATACACCGGAAATTCGGGCCGATTATCACGCCAACATCCCGATGAACCGCTATGGCCTCGAGACGGAATTGGCCGAAGCGATCTTCTTTCTCTCAAGCGACAAGGCGAGTTATATCAACGGTCAGTATCTTGCGGTCGATGGCGGGTTCGAGGCGACCGGGATCGGGCTTTCGACATTGCGTGAAGATTACTAAACCTGAGAGGTTCGACCTTTCAGGCTCTGGCTTCCGGACATTTCACTGGAGCATTCTGCTGTGCCGCAAAAGCGATGCAGGAAAGCATTACGGGTTATCGGAGGGGGATTTTTCGGCCTTCTCCTCGGAGCCGGGCTTTACCTAGGCGGGCTTCAGTTGACCGGCAATTTCCACACCGTCATTCCCGGAACGCTCTATCGGTCCGCTCAGCCAAGCGCTGCGGATATTTCCAAATACCACCAGGCGTACGGCATCAAGACGATTGTAAACCTGCGTGGAGAGCATACCGGTAAGGGCTGGTATGAGGCGGAAGTTGCCGAGGCGGATCGTCTCGGTATCGACCATGTCGATTTCTACATGTCCGCGTCTCTTGAATTGTCGCAGGAAAAAGCCGCAGAGCTCCTGTTGGTTTTCGAGCGGGCAGAGAGGCCGGTGCTGATCCATTGCAAGGCCGGCGCCGATCGGAGTGGACTTGCGGCAGCGCTGTATTTAGCGGCGGTCACCAAACATGGCGAAGAGGCTGCTGAAGAACAGATATCTTTGCGCTATGGGCATGTCTCCATACCATTTGCGGGAGCATTTGCCATGGATGAAACGTTTGAAGTTCTCGAGCCCTGGCTCGGATTTCCGGACTCCTGAGCCTGAAGGACATGAATGGCAAAGATTATCGGATTTCCCGGGTGCCGCTTTTCTCAAGCAGGCAACAATTCAATCTACTTTCCGGTTTCTAGCGTTAATCGATTTGGATTTACGAATTGATATTAATCTTGGGTTGATTTTTTCGATGTTTCCAGATGGGCAAAATTTCTATTTTTGCCGTTGGTGTGTTTCCTAAGGTTCTATAATCCCACTAAAATTTTGTTCTGAATCAGGATTCCAGACAAATAATTTGAGTTCCGGCGAGGCTGGCCGATGCCTGTTGTCTCGGCCATTTGGTAAACCCTTGCGGTGCAGCCGAGTACTGATGTATGGTTTGCCGCGATTTTGGAGTACGCATCTAAAAATTGCGTGTTTTGATGGGCTCTTTTCAGCAATAGCCCGCGTCGGGACGTGTGATTGATCTTCCTGCGGCCGTTTGGGATCGGCTCAGGGTGGCGGGCCGGGGCTTCGTCTCCGGCTCGCCGCGTCAGCATTCCCATGCTCTTGTAAGTGCCGCTAAACGAAGCTCCCCAGCGTCTCCGCACATTCCGAGAGCAGTGCGGCTTTCGCGGCACAAACCTCCATCTCCTCAAACCGCGCCGCAGGCCCAACGATGCCGAGAGCGGCTTTTGCGATATTGTTCGATCCCATGACAGGGACTGCGATGGAAGCGACGCCGGGCTCGTATTCGCCTGTGACGTGGGCGAACCCGCGTGCGCGGGTCGTTGCAAGGTCGGCAAGAACTGCGTCCGGGTCTGTCTTGGTTGCTGGAGTATAGGCGGCGGTCGGCTCGGCGAGGATGCGTTCGATTTCTCCAGGCTCGCTGAAAGCCAGAAGCACGCGACCGATCGCGGTCGCGGTCAGCGGCAATCTCGACCCGATGCTGAAGCCGGACGTGATCAGCGCCGGATCGCCGGGAGAATAGGCAACATAGATTGCGTCCGTCCCGTCCCTGACCGCGAGAGAGATCGCATCGCCGAGGCGCTTCGAATAGGCGGCCATCACCGGTTGCACGGTGCGCCCGAATTGCCGTTCCTTCAGATAGCCGCTGGCCAGCCGGAGCACGCGCGGGCTCGGTGTGTAGGCGCGGTTCGCCTCCAGGAGATAGCCGAGCTGAACCAATGTCAGGACCAGCCTGCGCGTGACCGAGCGATTGATGCCGGTTGCCCGGGAAAGCTCGGGGATCGTGAGAGGGGTTGCGGCATGCTCGAACGCTTCGAGCACTTCCATGCCCTTCATGAAGGTGAGTGAGATATCCTTGTCGGCGATCATGGAACTCCGGGGGTCTTGACCGTATCCTCGGTTTGCGGTGTATTTTTGAACTTGATCAATAATAGACCGAATGTTCGATAATCGGTCAAATCTATATGTCAGCCTCAATCGATATCTGATGGGAGCTGGCAAGGAGAGACATGTCGTGGGCACTAAGATCACCGTTCATTTCGTGCGGCCGGAAGGGGCCGTTGAAACAGTTGAAGCTGAGACGGGTGAAACCGTCATGCAGGCTGCTGTTTTCAATGACGTTGAAGGGATCGAGGCGGAGTGTGGCGGAAGCTGTATGTGCGCGACCTGCCATGTCTATTTCGACGATGCAGTCTCCAGTCTTCTGCCGGAAGCCGAGGAAGAAGAGACGGTGATGCTGGAGGACGCAGCTGCCGAAGTGCGCCCGACCAGCCGTCTTTCCTGTCAGGTCAAACTTACGTCTGAAATGGACGGGATCAGGATTCAGATCCCGGATCGCCAGTACTAGGAAATCGAACCGAGATATCGGATCGAAGCGCTTCAACGCGGAGGAATCCCTGCCATGATGAGCCAGGAAAAGAACGACGAGATCACGCTCGTCGGTGCCGATCAGCCGGCGGGGCGATTGCTGCGGCATTACTGGATGCCGGCGGCGCTCGCGGTCGAACTTGACGGCCCGCGCCCGGTCGCGCCTGTTCGGCTGATGGGCGAGGATCTGGTCCTGTTCCGCCGGGAAGACAACACGCTCGGCCTTATGAGCCGGTTCTGTCCGCATCGCGGGGTCGATCTCTGCTACGGGCGGCTTGAGGGCGGCGGCATCCGCTGCTCTTTCCATGGCTGGCATTTCGAC belongs to Nisaea sp. and includes:
- a CDS encoding 2Fe-2S iron-sulfur cluster-binding protein, which codes for MGTKITVHFVRPEGAVETVEAETGETVMQAAVFNDVEGIEAECGGSCMCATCHVYFDDAVSSLLPEAEEEETVMLEDAAAEVRPTSRLSCQVKLTSEMDGIRIQIPDRQY
- a CDS encoding IclR family transcriptional regulator: MIADKDISLTFMKGMEVLEAFEHAATPLTIPELSRATGINRSVTRRLVLTLVQLGYLLEANRAYTPSPRVLRLASGYLKERQFGRTVQPVMAAYSKRLGDAISLAVRDGTDAIYVAYSPGDPALITSGFSIGSRLPLTATAIGRVLLAFSEPGEIERILAEPTAAYTPATKTDPDAVLADLATTRARGFAHVTGEYEPGVASIAVPVMGSNNIAKAALGIVGPAARFEEMEVCAAKAALLSECAETLGSFV
- a CDS encoding tyrosine-protein phosphatase; protein product: MPQKRCRKALRVIGGGFFGLLLGAGLYLGGLQLTGNFHTVIPGTLYRSAQPSAADISKYHQAYGIKTIVNLRGEHTGKGWYEAEVAEADRLGIDHVDFYMSASLELSQEKAAELLLVFERAERPVLIHCKAGADRSGLAAALYLAAVTKHGEEAAEEQISLRYGHVSIPFAGAFAMDETFEVLEPWLGFPDS